One window from the genome of Cyclobacterium amurskyense encodes:
- a CDS encoding dihydrodipicolinate synthase family protein — MSFENDRRKFIGKMALGTLAGLTPWNSLLANTPIEAKAMQKAFVPVMLTPYKADMSVDYKGLKKLTDYYLESGARGLFANCLSSEMYDLSPEERLKVTKTVVKKVNGEFPVVATGSFGNTAQEKADFTKKIADTGVDAVIMITSHFAEKGESDAVVIKNLEEYLSLTGDIPLGTYECPTPYKRILSQKVLKFLLDSDRLVYHKDTSEDIDNIKEKLKTAKGTKMGFYNAHMGSAVASLRNGGAGLSPIAGNYYPEVIAWICDNAGDSGKKEQVDWLQDKVRDMERRITANYMLSSRYYLNKEGLGLEIVSRRAKNPLTADQQAVVDKCYAEVQGWKQKLSI; from the coding sequence ATGAGTTTTGAAAACGACAGGAGAAAATTTATAGGAAAAATGGCCTTAGGAACTTTGGCGGGACTTACCCCCTGGAATAGTCTATTGGCAAATACGCCAATAGAGGCAAAGGCTATGCAAAAGGCTTTTGTACCTGTAATGCTGACCCCTTATAAAGCAGATATGTCTGTAGATTATAAAGGGCTAAAAAAACTAACAGATTACTATCTTGAATCTGGAGCACGTGGATTATTTGCCAATTGCCTGAGTAGTGAGATGTATGACTTGAGTCCGGAGGAAAGGCTGAAAGTGACCAAGACTGTAGTAAAGAAAGTCAATGGGGAATTCCCTGTTGTAGCTACAGGATCTTTTGGGAATACTGCCCAAGAAAAAGCAGATTTCACCAAAAAGATAGCTGATACTGGCGTTGACGCAGTTATTATGATTACTTCTCACTTTGCAGAAAAAGGCGAATCTGATGCTGTTGTGATCAAAAATCTGGAAGAATACCTGTCTCTGACTGGAGATATTCCATTAGGAACTTACGAATGTCCTACCCCTTATAAAAGAATACTTTCTCAAAAGGTTCTTAAGTTTTTATTGGATTCTGACAGGTTGGTGTACCATAAGGATACCTCTGAAGATATAGACAATATTAAAGAAAAACTTAAAACGGCTAAAGGTACTAAAATGGGCTTTTACAATGCCCACATGGGTAGTGCTGTAGCCTCTCTTCGAAATGGAGGTGCTGGATTGTCTCCAATTGCAGGTAATTATTATCCAGAAGTAATCGCTTGGATTTGTGACAATGCAGGTGATTCTGGAAAGAAAGAACAGGTAGATTGGTTACAAGACAAGGTAAGAGACATGGAAAGAAGGATTACCGCCAATTATATGCTTTCCTCTAGGTATTACCTTAACAAAGAAGGCTTGGGTTTGGAAATTGTAAGCCGTAGGGCTAAAAATCCACTTACCGCAGATCAGCAAGCAGTTGTTGACAAATGTTATGCTGAAGTGCAAGGGTGGAAACAGAAATTATCCATATAA